A segment of the Collimonas fungivorans genome:
CAAGAGTCCGTGAAGGCGGACCGTTTGCCGACCCGGCGGCGCTTGCCCTGGCCGAGACAGAGGAAACACTGGAATTCGGCGAGCTGCCGGAACTGCCGGCGCAGGCCGAAGAAATCCAGTTGACGGACGACGCCCTGGCGTTGTTTGCAGCGGCTTCACAGCCTTCAGCTGCCGAAGAAATAAAATTGCCCGAAATTCAATTTGAGGAGCAGGCGGAAGCAGTTGCGGAGCCAGCAGCTGTTGAAGCGGCGCCGGTAGAGGCGCTGGCCAGCGCTGAAGTGATCGCTTTTCCCGGCATGCAGGAAATCCGTCATGACGACAGCACCAAGCAGATCGGCGACCTGACGATCAGCCTGCCGCTTTACAATATTTACCTGGCCGAGACCGACCAGCTGGTGCGGCACTTGTCGCACGATTTTGCCGAATGGCGGCATGAACCTGAACGGCCGGTGATGACGCAGTCGGTCCACGCCGCCCATTCGCTCGCCGGCAGTTCCGCCACAGTCGGTTTCAAGCCTTTGCAGGAAGTGGCGCATGCGCTGGAGATGGCTTTGCAGCGGATGGCGCTGCAGCCGGGCCCTCTGCACGGCGCAGACTACGACACGCTCCAGCTTAGCGTCGAGCGGGTCAAATGGATGCTGCAACAGTTCTCGCAAGGCGACATGCCGTATTACGAACCGGCCCTGGTCAGCAGCCTGGATAGCCTGTGGCAGGGCCAGGAATCGCGCGCCGCCGAAGTGGAAGTAGAGCCGGAAGCTGTCGACGAAACCATAGCCGCCGCCGATGCGGCGGAGACGCCGGAATTTGCTGCAGACGTTGCGGGACCAGCTGTCGAGAGCCATCTCCATGTGGTCCCGGCTGTTGCGGAAGAGGTAAGCGCAAGCGTTCCGGCTGAGGCAGGCGACCTGCAGCCAATAGCTGCGGCGCCGCTGGCAGCCGTGCCGCAGTTGTTCGATTCGGCCAAGGAAGAGATCGATCCTGCGCTGGTGGTGCGGGATGAGCTGGATGCCGACCTGTTGCCGGTGTTCCTGGAAGAGGGCAGCGACATGCTGCCGCAAATCGGCAGCGCCTTGCGCAGCTGGCAGCAGCACCCCACTGACGTCAAGCCGTCGCAAGCCATCCTGCGCCATCTGCATACCATCAAGGGCAGCGCCCGCATGGCCGGCGCGATGGTGCTGGGCCAGCACATGCACGAGATGGAAAGCCATATCGAAGTGATCCTGCAATCGGGCAGCTCTTCGCGGCAGACTATCGACGAATTGCTGGCGCATTATGACCGTGGCGTGCACATGTTCGAGAACCTGCGCAATCCGCAGGCGCCGCAGCCGGTCGCGGCCGCAGTCGTTGCGCCGGCTCCGGAGGCGCACGACCCGGTCAACTTGCCGAGCGTGATGCCGTCGCTGGCGGCTGGCGTGGCGCCGGTGCCGGCGGTTGCCGCCACCACCGGCCTGGTATCGCAGGTGCGTGTCAATGCCGAAGTGCTGGACCGGCTGGTGAACCAGGCCGGTGAAGTATCGATTACGCGTTCGCGGCTGGAGTCCGGCATCGGCACCTTGCAGATATCCTTGTCGGAACTGACCGAGAACGTCGATCGCCTGCGCGGCCAGTTGCGCGAAATCGAAATCCAGGCGGAAGCGCAGATCAGCTCACGCATGACGCTGGCCGGCGAACGCGAATTTGACCCGCTTGAATTCGACCGTTTCACCCGGCTGCAGGAACTGACGCGGATGATGGCGGAGAGCGTCAACGACGTCGCCTCGCTGCAAAAGAACCTGACCAACACGGTAGACGGCGCCAACGCCGACTTGCTGACCCAGCGCCGTTTGACGCGTGATCTGCAACAGGATCTCATGCACGTGCGCATGGTGCAGTTTGCCAGTATCGCCGAGCGTCTGTACCGGCTCACGCGCCAGGTCGCCAAGGAACTGGACAAGCGCGTCAACCTGGATATCCGCGGCAGCAACGTCGAAATCGACCGCAGCGTGCTGGAAAAAATGATTGCGCCGTTCGAGCATCTGCTGCGTAACGCTATCGTGCACGGCATCGAATCGCGTGAAGAGCGGCGCGCCGCCGGCAAGAACGAAACCGGCGAACTGAAGATTGAAATCCGCCAGGACGGCAATGAAATCCTGATCCAGCTTTCGGATGACGGCCAGGGCTTGAACCTGCAGCGCATCCGCGACAAGGCGCGCACGATTGGCTTGTTGGAAAACGACGAACAGATATCCGACCTGGAAACCACGGACCTGATTTTCCGTCCCGGCTTTTCCACAGCGGCCGATATCACGGAACTGGCCGGCCGCGGCGTCGGCATGGACGTGGTGCGCTCCGAAGCGGCATCGCTGGGCGGCCGTGTCGCCGTCAGCAGCGATCCTGGCCAAGGCACGCATTTCACGATTCACCTGCCGCTGACGCTGGCTGTCACCCAGGTGGTGGTGCTGACCACCGGCGGCAGCACGTATGCGGTGCCGTCGGCACTGGTCGAGCAGGTGCAGCAATTGAAGGTGAAGGCGCTGGCCGCGGCCTATAACGACGGTTCGCTGATCTGGCAGGGACATAAAGTGCCGCTGCAATATCTGTCGACCTTGCTGGGCGATACCGAGATGGTGCCGGTGGCGCAGCAATATTCGCCTATCATCATCCTGCGCAGCGGTAACGACCGGGTAGCGATACACGTCGACGAAATCCTCGGCAACCGAGAAGTCGTGGTCAAGAATATCGGCCCGCAGCTGTCACGCATGATCGGCATTGCCGGCGCTACCGTGCTGGGTTCGGGCGATATCGTGCTGATCTTGAATCCGGTGCCGGTGGCAATGCGGCAGTTATCCAATGCGGCCCACGAATTGCGGGCGCCGCGGCAATCGCACCTGGCTACCCACGAGACCTTGGGCGCGGTGGCGGAAATGAGCGTCAGCGCCGAATCCGGCTCACCGCAAGCAGCCCAGGCAGTGCAGGGCCTGCGCAGCCAGAACGTGGTGATGGTGGTCGACGATTCGCTGACCGTGCGCCGGGTTACCCAACGCTTGCTGTCGCGTGAAGGTTACCAGGTGGTGCTGGCGAAAGACGGTGTCGATGCGCTGGAACAGTTGCAGGCGATTACACCTGACGTGATGCTGGTGGATATTGAAATGCCGCGCATGGATGGCTTCGATCTGAGCCGCAACATCCGCAACGATGAACGTACCCGTCATATCCCGATCATCATGATCACGTCGCGAACCGCGGCCAAGCACCGCAGCTATGCGATGGAGCTGGGCGTCAACGAGTACCTGGGCAAGCCGTATCAGGAAGACGAGCTGATCAGCACCATCAAGTCTTTCATCAAGAAAGAAGCCAACACCCTGCAATAACACTTTATGCGCATGCATGGAAGACAGGTCTTCCATGCATGCGCATAATTTTCCTTACCCCGCATTCACTGTCTTCACCACCGCATAACGCTGCAAGGTTGCCTTACGTGCCTCATCGTGTTGCACCAGCGGGAGCGGATAGTCTTGTCCGAGCCTGATTCCGGCTCGTTCCAGTTCTTGCGCGGGCGCCAGCCAAGGCGCGTGGATATGTCTGTTGCCGAGAGCGGACAATTGCGGCAGGTAGCGGCGGATGAACTTGCCGTCGGCATCGAATTTTTCAGACTGGGTAATGGGATTGAAAATGCGGAAATAGGGTTGCGCATCGCAGCCCGACGACGCAGCCCATTGCCAGCCGCCGTTATTGGCGGCGAGATCGAAATCGTTGAGGCGCTCGGCAAAGTAGCGTTCGCCCCAGCGCCAGTCGATGCCGAGATCCTTGATCAGGAACGACGCCGTCACCATGCGCAGGCGATTGTGCATATAGCCGCTCCGATTGAGTTGCAGCATGGCGGCATCGACCAG
Coding sequences within it:
- a CDS encoding Hpt domain-containing protein, with product MTTDFSSTAAQLQDSARTRLDTGPLSWVMSEIREALNQSGAALAQAGDVASDDYLTAIRHAKTYLHQAHGALQMVDIDGVTIITETVEDILERAESGHAELSAQHVQIIGNAYQALIEYLDEVLAGGSHQPVRLFPYYQALLEIRGAERIHPADLFFPDLTIRPHFPAAELAAIVEADVYLPLRKRFERALLPFLKSADKAIELENAAAMQGVVTEVEQMQRNQQSRAFWWVMHGFAEAVASAQISNELYVKQLFARINLQLRRLSQGSSSISERLLRDALFFIAGIEQTSRLASQIRVAYRLNGLVPADYSTRHYGQISLDALSTAKDRLAQAKNMWDRLASGDASPASAFEQEMHGLSEAGSRLNAPSLSKLLRELNGIARHAAHSRPGDAICMEIATSLLFIENTLNHISRLPENFSERADAMTARLLSVVSGETLGKPAQWIDDIYREAQQRQTVKMLASEMLASLRQVEKMLDEFFNDPDRREVLAQIEQVLHQIQGALAIQEQSDAIRVVEHTRSTLQRFAADGSDVVPEQKEFERIAQNIGALSFFIETLQHQSDTQNNHFTFDEEAGVFRINLLERRAVVAAPLPDPVVVPSAADSHALAAGTVAGAAAGGSLPSLPELATVEEELLQHQQESADLALSLTAQPHDPELQERLKESLVQMRVDAALSDNPEATDRAQAAIDILDHPDFSAQSLAGIVTAIVPLHTAEVAVPVAPAAVSDEEADAELREIFLSEADEVLTNARQTLPQLHDAPHKQEPLTVLRRAFHTLKGSGRMIGLNAFGEAAWSVEQVLNLWLSESRAVSADLNALLDHAVTQLDGWVKEIQQHGHSQQTPDALAEIAARVREGGPFADPAALALAETEETLEFGELPELPAQAEEIQLTDDALALFAAASQPSAAEEIKLPEIQFEEQAEAVAEPAAVEAAPVEALASAEVIAFPGMQEIRHDDSTKQIGDLTISLPLYNIYLAETDQLVRHLSHDFAEWRHEPERPVMTQSVHAAHSLAGSSATVGFKPLQEVAHALEMALQRMALQPGPLHGADYDTLQLSVERVKWMLQQFSQGDMPYYEPALVSSLDSLWQGQESRAAEVEVEPEAVDETIAAADAAETPEFAADVAGPAVESHLHVVPAVAEEVSASVPAEAGDLQPIAAAPLAAVPQLFDSAKEEIDPALVVRDELDADLLPVFLEEGSDMLPQIGSALRSWQQHPTDVKPSQAILRHLHTIKGSARMAGAMVLGQHMHEMESHIEVILQSGSSSRQTIDELLAHYDRGVHMFENLRNPQAPQPVAAAVVAPAPEAHDPVNLPSVMPSLAAGVAPVPAVAATTGLVSQVRVNAEVLDRLVNQAGEVSITRSRLESGIGTLQISLSELTENVDRLRGQLREIEIQAEAQISSRMTLAGEREFDPLEFDRFTRLQELTRMMAESVNDVASLQKNLTNTVDGANADLLTQRRLTRDLQQDLMHVRMVQFASIAERLYRLTRQVAKELDKRVNLDIRGSNVEIDRSVLEKMIAPFEHLLRNAIVHGIESREERRAAGKNETGELKIEIRQDGNEILIQLSDDGQGLNLQRIRDKARTIGLLENDEQISDLETTDLIFRPGFSTAADITELAGRGVGMDVVRSEAASLGGRVAVSSDPGQGTHFTIHLPLTLAVTQVVVLTTGGSTYAVPSALVEQVQQLKVKALAAAYNDGSLIWQGHKVPLQYLSTLLGDTEMVPVAQQYSPIIILRSGNDRVAIHVDEILGNREVVVKNIGPQLSRMIGIAGATVLGSGDIVLILNPVPVAMRQLSNAAHELRAPRQSHLATHETLGAVAEMSVSAESGSPQAAQAVQGLRSQNVVMVVDDSLTVRRVTQRLLSREGYQVVLAKDGVDALEQLQAITPDVMLVDIEMPRMDGFDLSRNIRNDERTRHIPIIMITSRTAAKHRSYAMELGVNEYLGKPYQEDELISTIKSFIKKEANTLQ